The DNA window CGTATCGAAATTCCGCATAACATCCGGTGGCTTCCCGGCTATCGGGGGAAAGATCCGGAAGGATATTTCATTATTGTTTCTCGGAATTTTCCACAGATTTTGCGGAATTTCTGTGGACAGGTTTGTGGAATATTTTCGACGGACCAAGCCTGCCTTGACGAAGAGACGCGTTGTCTATTTTTTAGGCAGGTGTCCGGCCGGGGACGGGGTATCCGGATCAGTATCCTCTGCTCGGCTGCCACCAGTCGAAATTTCGGGAAGGACCCTTTACGACCGTGAGCCGGGACTCCACCTGGTCCAGGAAGAGGGGCTCGAAGACCCCCTTCGAAAAACAGGGGAACCATCCCGTAAAACGGTTGTTGGCGTATTGGGAGGCGCGGTAAGACGCGTCGAGGTTCACCGATGTTCGGATTTCGTTCACCCGGGTGACGGAAATCGTGTACTCTCCCGTAAGCCCCCGGAAGACGTGGTATCGTTCGGGGCTGCCGCAGAAACAGTCTTTCGAATCGTATCTCCCGAGTTCGTACTGGCGTAGGTCGATGGTCCCATCTTCCGCGACGATCCTTCCCGACTCCTTATCCATGGACGTAACCCGGATGTTCCGTTCGGAAAGAGAGGCGAGAACGGCTTCCCATACTTCGTTGTATCTTTGTCCGTAGATCCGGGAGGAAGGGATCGCCTCCTTGGGAGGAGGGAACGTCGCGCAGCCGGCGAGACAGGAAAACCCGTTGGCTACCAAGAGCATGATCGGGAGATATCGCATCGATATTTTCATCGCCGGTCTACGAATCCTCGTTCTCTCCGCCTGATTCCCGGAGCGTGATCGTCGCCCCATCCAGTAAATCGTAGTGGAAACCGGGGAGAAGCACAAGCACCGGTGCGCACAAAGGGGATATCCGATGGAGGTTATTCCTTCACCTTCTTCGCCCGGTATTGGGAGTAGGCGTCCCGCACCGCGACGTACGGGTCGATGGCCGACTTCGTGAGATCCTCGTATTCCCCGATCCGGATAGACACCTCGTTCTCCGCCTTGAACGCCTTGATGCCGACGATTACCTCGGTGTCCCCCGCGTAGTTGACCGGATCCAGGAAGGAATCCCCCGCCGGCCCGATCGCGTCGCGCAGGCTCGAGGGCCTGAGCAGCGGCAAAACGATGTACAGTCCGTGCCCGGCCCCGTATTTCCCGAAGGTCTGTCCGAGGTCCTCGTCCCGGGGGGAGAGGTGGAAATCGT is part of the Candidatus Deferrimicrobiaceae bacterium genome and encodes:
- a CDS encoding MlaA family lipoprotein produces the protein MRGSGGSFDPARNDFHLSPRDEDLGQTFGKYGAGHGLYIVLPLLRPSSLRDAIGPAGDSFLDPVNYAGDTEVIVGIKAFKAENEVSIRIGEYEDLTKSAIDPYVAVRDAYSQYRAKKVKE